Proteins co-encoded in one Streptomyces sp. SLBN-31 genomic window:
- a CDS encoding tetratricopeptide repeat protein produces MYGKAFAPEYQGALTTLSVNASLTDVLDAGTRQLREAERDGRHGEAARSGLAVAEAQRRLGRIGDADRAWKASYRAARQAGDTAAMAWALWSGGTLARQRGAFPLARRLLALAAELGERGGDVVVRGYSLAGLAETGRIQGDYEEVARLHEQLLAEARRRGEARHTVWALEGIAQIHRNRGDYDTAYALFEEAAGIAAQADDRRGHAWALRGLADIVSVRDGDVERALGLLSEAERTCRAMSLSSALAYNHKMRGNVLYRAGRYTEARDLYEQALAEFRAMSEPRGQALARLGLTKALARLGRDRSETAAELASLADELDRIGLRHAREMVARAQKELLDSDARRTGPGSIPAAVRAEAAR; encoded by the coding sequence ATGTACGGCAAGGCATTCGCTCCGGAGTACCAGGGCGCCCTCACCACTCTGTCCGTCAACGCGTCACTGACCGACGTACTGGACGCCGGGACAAGGCAGTTGAGGGAGGCCGAGCGGGACGGGCGGCACGGGGAGGCGGCCCGTTCCGGCCTCGCGGTCGCCGAGGCGCAGCGCCGACTGGGCCGGATCGGGGACGCGGACCGCGCATGGAAGGCGAGCTACCGCGCCGCCCGGCAGGCCGGCGACACGGCGGCGATGGCCTGGGCCCTGTGGAGCGGCGGCACCCTGGCCCGGCAGCGGGGCGCGTTCCCACTGGCCCGGCGGCTGCTGGCCCTGGCGGCCGAACTCGGTGAGCGCGGCGGCGACGTGGTCGTGCGGGGCTACTCGCTCGCGGGGCTCGCCGAGACCGGCCGCATCCAGGGCGACTACGAGGAGGTCGCGCGACTGCACGAGCAGCTGCTGGCCGAGGCCCGGCGGCGCGGCGAGGCACGGCACACGGTGTGGGCGCTGGAGGGCATCGCGCAGATCCACCGCAACCGGGGAGACTACGACACCGCCTACGCCCTGTTCGAGGAGGCGGCCGGGATCGCCGCACAGGCCGACGACCGGCGTGGGCACGCCTGGGCACTGCGCGGCCTGGCCGACATCGTCTCGGTCCGCGACGGTGACGTCGAGCGGGCGCTCGGGCTGCTCTCGGAGGCGGAGCGCACCTGCCGCGCCATGAGCCTGTCCAGCGCCCTGGCCTACAACCACAAGATGCGCGGCAACGTCCTGTACCGGGCCGGGCGTTACACCGAGGCCCGGGACCTCTACGAGCAGGCGCTGGCGGAGTTCCGGGCGATGAGCGAGCCCCGCGGGCAGGCGCTGGCGCGGCTCGGGCTGACCAAGGCGCTGGCCCGGCTGGGCCGCGACCGCTCCGAGACGGCTGCCGAACTCGCCTCGCTCGCCGATGAGTTGGACCGCATAGGTCTCAGGCACGCCCGGGAGATGGTGGCGCGGGCGCAGAAGGAGCTCCTGGACTCCGACGCGCGGCGGACCGGGCCGGGGTCCATCCCGGCCGCCGTCCGGGCGGAGGCGGCACGGTGA
- a CDS encoding polyprenyl synthetase family protein: MTAPSSALSAPLDTARILERCRELVGPALADAVGRLHPWVGEMAAYSFGWCEVGGAAAVASGGKGVRQALAVLGAEASGAPGRAGVPAAVAVELVHAFSLLHDDIMDGDQARRGRPAVWRAYGTGPAVLAGDGLFALAVGTLAAAPAGGRAVRMLSVALGDLVHGQADDLLFAGRPWTGRGRVRPAEYRSMAEGKTGSLLGCSLALGALLGGAAPPTVAALDRAGRQLGVAFQIVDDMLGIWGDSAVTGKPVHADLRERRKTFPVLAALASTAPETRRLAVLLETGDAPEEAAALIDAAGGRTAALAEAHRHITTAETVLADAPLDDRAREELRSLVGFLVRREQ, from the coding sequence GTGACGGCGCCGTCCTCGGCGCTGTCCGCGCCGCTCGACACGGCCAGGATCCTCGAACGCTGCCGGGAGTTGGTGGGGCCCGCGCTGGCCGATGCGGTCGGGCGGCTGCATCCGTGGGTGGGCGAGATGGCCGCGTACTCCTTCGGCTGGTGCGAGGTGGGCGGCGCGGCGGCCGTCGCCTCCGGCGGCAAGGGGGTGCGGCAGGCACTGGCCGTGCTCGGCGCCGAGGCGTCGGGCGCGCCCGGGCGGGCCGGAGTACCGGCGGCGGTGGCGGTGGAACTCGTGCACGCCTTCTCGCTGCTGCACGACGACATCATGGACGGCGATCAGGCCCGGCGCGGACGCCCCGCCGTCTGGCGGGCCTACGGCACCGGACCGGCCGTCCTCGCCGGCGACGGGTTGTTCGCCCTGGCCGTCGGGACGCTCGCGGCGGCGCCCGCGGGCGGTCGGGCGGTGCGGATGCTCTCCGTGGCCCTGGGCGACCTGGTGCACGGGCAGGCCGACGACCTGCTCTTCGCCGGGCGGCCGTGGACGGGGCGTGGGCGGGTGCGGCCGGCCGAGTACCGGTCGATGGCCGAGGGGAAGACGGGTTCCCTGCTGGGCTGCTCGCTCGCGCTGGGCGCGCTGCTCGGCGGTGCGGCGCCGCCCACGGTCGCCGCTCTGGACCGGGCGGGGCGGCAGCTCGGGGTCGCCTTCCAGATCGTCGACGACATGCTGGGCATCTGGGGCGACAGCGCCGTCACCGGCAAGCCCGTCCACGCCGACCTGCGGGAACGGCGCAAGACGTTCCCCGTGCTGGCCGCGCTCGCCTCGACTGCCCCCGAGACCCGCCGTCTCGCCGTGCTGCTCGAAACCGGTGACGCCCCCGAGGAGGCCGCCGCGCTGATCGACGCGGCCGGCGGGAGAACGGCGGCCCTGGCCGAGGCGCACCGCCACATCACCACCGCCGAGACCGTCCTCGCCGACGCCCCGCTGGACGACAGGGCCCGGGAGGAACTGCGGTCACTGGTGGGATTCCTGGTCCGACGCGAGCAGTGA